The following proteins are co-located in the Dyadobacter chenwenxiniae genome:
- a CDS encoding SusC/RagA family TonB-linked outer membrane protein, with product MMKKIYRSFCVAALILFSCIVAQAQRRQVSGTVKNETGGAMPGVTILLKGTTMGVTSDTDGKFTIQAMPEDVLKISFIGYLSEQIPVGNKTQFDITIQPDIATLSEVVVIGYGESKRKDVTGSISSVSGGELRKTNPVTIDQALQGKVAGMVVQQASGQPGGGVSVQIRGISSFGGGGPLYVIDGVIIGGTATLGAGTNPLAAINPSEIESVDVLKDASATAIYGSQATNGVIIITTKRGAVTPPRISYDFYTGFQQVPKRIPIMNLQEYASFINERNAGLLWGFDKRPEFANPQYLGKGTDWQKELFRNAPMTNHTVTINGGDVRTQYLLSGSYFKQEGIAAGSDFRRISVRLNLDNKTTSWLKIGTSLQLANIKENVNSTSSNVINAALSQTPDIAVKSNDGSWGGAYNPNGWVNSTINPFAIATINKDQVNRNQIFGNAYAEILLSKSLTLRNEVTGSFSMATEDRFNPTYTMGLVKNTNNNGSYRYEQNMYATVRNYLTYSHLFSDKYNTNVMVGHEAQLSKGENVSAERNNFPSNNVQTISSGDPTSAINSGSKSQNAQESYFGRLNLGLFDKYLITANVRSDGSSKFAAGNRWVTTYSGAVAWKIQNENFLKNFKDINELKLRVGYGLTNNQNVRDFAYTSTLATVATGLSGISQLTENIGNPYVEWEKTKYANIGLDGALFSWRINFSVDFYNRKTDGLLMQIPLPFYSGTTVGWSPGALGAPYVNIGTINNKGFDFKISSNNIQGKDLTWKTDLTVSRNVNKVLKLNTEGASLVGSPYSQTVVGNSIGQFFGYKADGVFAKKEDFETHALPTKNGAPLPVGAAGGSIWYGDLKFKDINGDGVIDERDQTFLGSPIPKIQLGLNNSFSYKKFDLNVFLTGNYGNKVFNQMRMNGEFPGTSFGYLKALNNYAKLALIDPTKPATDINNVYVVNPDTNIPGIRNDNTNGNNRVSDKYVEDGSFIRFKTISLGYSLSDKLLEKAHIHSMRVYVNVSNAFLITKYKGMDPEIGSWNPLNAGYDNGFYPQPRVFTVGASLQLTK from the coding sequence ATGATGAAAAAAATTTACAGATCCTTCTGTGTTGCTGCCCTTATTTTGTTTTCCTGTATTGTGGCCCAGGCGCAGCGACGTCAGGTGTCCGGGACAGTGAAGAACGAAACAGGCGGCGCTATGCCCGGCGTAACCATCCTGCTGAAAGGAACAACGATGGGCGTCACAAGCGATACCGATGGAAAGTTTACTATCCAGGCAATGCCCGAGGATGTGCTTAAAATTTCCTTTATCGGTTATCTCTCGGAGCAAATTCCGGTGGGCAACAAAACGCAATTTGACATTACCATCCAACCGGATATTGCCACACTTTCAGAAGTAGTCGTGATCGGGTATGGAGAATCGAAAAGAAAAGACGTTACCGGCTCGATATCTTCTGTGTCCGGCGGGGAACTCCGGAAAACGAACCCCGTCACCATTGATCAGGCATTACAGGGAAAAGTGGCCGGTATGGTAGTGCAGCAGGCATCGGGGCAGCCCGGCGGAGGCGTTTCGGTGCAGATCAGAGGGATATCTTCCTTCGGGGGCGGGGGGCCGTTGTATGTGATCGATGGTGTGATTATCGGTGGCACTGCCACGCTGGGCGCTGGTACCAACCCATTGGCTGCTATCAATCCGTCTGAAATTGAGTCGGTTGACGTGCTCAAAGATGCCTCCGCCACTGCTATTTATGGTTCACAGGCCACGAATGGTGTGATTATCATTACCACAAAACGTGGCGCGGTAACACCTCCAAGAATCTCTTACGATTTCTATACAGGTTTCCAGCAAGTGCCAAAGCGAATTCCCATCATGAATTTGCAGGAGTATGCCTCCTTCATCAATGAGCGGAATGCAGGTTTGCTCTGGGGATTCGATAAGCGGCCTGAATTTGCCAATCCGCAATATCTTGGGAAGGGTACCGACTGGCAGAAGGAACTCTTTAGAAACGCGCCGATGACTAACCACACGGTAACCATAAACGGAGGTGACGTCAGAACGCAATACCTGCTTTCAGGTTCATATTTCAAACAGGAAGGGATCGCTGCCGGCTCTGATTTCAGAAGAATATCCGTCAGGCTTAACCTAGATAACAAGACCACCAGCTGGTTGAAAATCGGTACCAGTCTGCAACTGGCCAATATCAAAGAGAATGTAAATTCGACCAGTTCAAACGTCATTAACGCCGCGCTCAGCCAGACTCCCGACATCGCGGTGAAAAGTAACGATGGCAGCTGGGGCGGTGCGTATAACCCTAACGGTTGGGTGAACAGTACCATCAATCCATTTGCTATTGCGACGATCAACAAGGACCAGGTGAACAGAAATCAGATATTTGGAAATGCCTATGCTGAGATTCTGTTGAGCAAATCGCTGACGTTGCGGAATGAGGTTACGGGAAGCTTTTCAATGGCTACTGAGGATAGATTCAACCCAACCTACACGATGGGGCTTGTGAAAAACACGAACAACAACGGTTCGTACCGTTATGAACAAAACATGTACGCAACGGTACGAAATTACCTCACCTATTCGCATTTGTTTAGCGACAAATACAATACAAATGTCATGGTGGGACACGAGGCGCAATTGAGCAAAGGCGAGAATGTAAGTGCGGAACGCAATAATTTCCCGTCCAACAATGTGCAGACGATAAGCAGCGGTGATCCAACTTCTGCTATTAACTCAGGCTCAAAAAGTCAGAATGCCCAGGAATCGTACTTTGGCCGGTTGAATCTGGGGTTATTTGACAAATACCTGATCACCGCAAACGTACGGAGCGACGGCTCTTCGAAATTTGCTGCCGGAAATCGATGGGTAACTACGTATTCGGGTGCGGTTGCCTGGAAGATCCAGAATGAGAATTTTTTGAAAAATTTCAAGGACATCAATGAATTGAAACTCAGGGTAGGTTATGGTCTCACGAATAATCAAAATGTCAGAGATTTCGCCTATACTTCAACGTTAGCTACCGTCGCCACCGGTTTGTCGGGTATATCCCAGCTCACCGAAAACATCGGGAATCCATATGTGGAATGGGAGAAAACGAAATATGCCAATATCGGTCTTGACGGTGCATTATTCTCATGGCGTATCAACTTTTCGGTCGATTTTTATAACCGGAAAACGGATGGTCTTTTAATGCAGATCCCGTTGCCATTTTACTCAGGAACGACCGTTGGCTGGTCTCCGGGAGCATTGGGTGCGCCGTATGTGAATATCGGCACGATCAACAACAAAGGATTCGATTTTAAGATCAGCTCTAACAACATCCAGGGTAAGGATTTGACGTGGAAGACAGATCTGACAGTATCCCGTAACGTCAATAAAGTGTTGAAACTGAATACCGAGGGGGCGTCGCTTGTTGGGTCGCCATATAGCCAGACGGTTGTAGGGAACTCGATCGGCCAGTTCTTTGGATACAAGGCAGACGGCGTTTTTGCGAAGAAAGAAGATTTTGAGACTCATGCCTTGCCGACCAAGAACGGAGCGCCATTGCCAGTAGGCGCGGCAGGAGGTAGTATCTGGTATGGCGACCTTAAGTTCAAGGACATCAATGGCGATGGCGTGATTGACGAGCGCGATCAAACCTTCCTAGGATCACCGATCCCTAAAATTCAATTGGGACTGAACAACTCGTTTTCCTACAAAAAATTTGATCTGAATGTATTTCTGACCGGTAACTACGGTAACAAGGTATTCAATCAAATGCGCATGAACGGAGAATTTCCAGGGACCAGCTTCGGGTATCTTAAAGCATTGAACAACTACGCCAAACTTGCTTTGATTGATCCCACTAAGCCTGCCACCGACATCAATAATGTGTATGTGGTTAATCCTGATACGAATATTCCGGGCATTAGAAATGACAATACAAACGGCAACAACAGGGTGTCAGACAAATATGTTGAGGATGGTTCCTTTATCAGATTTAAGACCATTTCGCTGGGATATTCGCTTTCGGACAAACTGCTGGAAAAAGCGCATATTCATTCAATGCGGGTTTATGTAAACGTATCCAATGCATTCCTGATCACGAAGTATAAGGGAATGGATCCGGAAATCGGCTCATGGAACCCTCTGAATGCGGGCTATGACAATGGTTTTTATCCGCAACCGCGTGTGTTTACTGTTGGGGCAAGCTTGCAGTTGACCAAATAA
- a CDS encoding two-component regulator propeller domain-containing protein, which produces MVKRLGLQECVKLIMLILMMCAPFRSVGQEHRFVHIDARNGLSHGHVTAIYRDQTGFLWIGTESGLNRFDGYTNMVFRKDASDSTSLFYDYIAGLFKMPDGKMGVLTSTGPCLYDPAKEAFSGPLRGFNAYAIKNPNNLKTVVPDNRGNFWFILRGEGLICYNEKSKRSIVIKHLDRDATSIASNNVTSIAQQADGSYWVAHSNGMVENVILGKHDVKVIKRLNFFHDRRPAGSDYLQCELTVDRDGDIWVYPTNYDIGVANLNRQEGKIRYLGKTFGDPRLSSDMITGVVGDNKGNIWISNGQTGIDVLDKKTMSVTNMSNSSENDQTLSHNAVTTMVKDSDGIIWAGTFKGGLNYFHKNIMQFPLVNRYSKPYGLPFDDINAFVEDKKGNLWLGTNGGGLIYFDRRTGKFTTYRHDPKNSHSLASDVIVSLCLDHQNQLWIGTFLGGLNCFDGQKFIRYQHRAGQPKSLSGRSVWEIFEDSQRRLWIGTLDGGLCLFDRNTKTFTKYRHPAQRALHSVYVPAIFEDSRGNMWFGTANGVDVLMKTSGEIVHYETEKNNPNSIGSNDILGILEDSKGRIWIGTRGGLSVWQRKSNKFINYTEKQGLAHNAILSMVEDEDGRLWLGTPNGLSSATITSDKTGLKVSFSNYSEIDGLQGKQFNEDAAIRARSGELIFGGANGFNIFRPVDLGKNRILPRLALTDFQLFNRSIIPAHPAEGKFTLAASITTNPPIVLRASDNVFSIEFAALSFIQPSKNQYKYKMEGFNEDWLFTDAANRKVTFTNLDAGDYVFRVIASNNDGLWNKNGIALQVKVLPPFWKSPTAYVLYVLGIVLLLLAIRRLIQERERMKFAIRQTSEEAKRSRELDILKTKFFTNVSHELRTPLSLILAPVEKLRENATDTHERRQFELIQRNGRRLLNLVNQLLDFRKLEEKEIRFQPSDGDIILFIKDTVYSFSDLSDKKEIRLSFTSNVAALETIFDHDKLEKILFNLLSNAIKFTLGPGEVSVTVDVQETREEKLVEIRVKDTGIGIPPEKHELIFERFFQNDLPNTIINQGSGIGLAITKEFIRIHGGTIRVESEVGRGSCFVLKLSLKMPGRTVHEVINEPVQPVFSDVRIQTEQASTGKPLILIVEDNEDFRFYLKDNLKHSYSVIDASTGEEGWAKAIEQRPRLIVTDIMMPGLNGLDFCKMVKSDERVAHTPVILLTARSEDEQRLEGFEAGADDYIGKPFNFQVLESRIKNLISSRESLNALFAPKNGIKASEIPITSLDQLFLKEMVQVIEKHISNAEFSVTDLARELGVSRSQFFKRVQTLTGKSPLEVMRLIRLQHAAQLLEKSQLSVSEIAYQVGFNNPKYFTRYFKEEYHTLPSAYAGGKRAAE; this is translated from the coding sequence ATGGTAAAACGACTGGGTTTACAGGAGTGTGTAAAGTTGATCATGTTGATTTTAATGATGTGCGCTCCTTTCAGATCAGTGGGGCAGGAGCATCGTTTTGTCCATATCGATGCCCGTAATGGCCTGTCGCACGGCCACGTAACTGCTATTTACCGGGACCAGACTGGTTTCCTCTGGATCGGTACAGAATCGGGCCTTAATCGTTTCGACGGCTATACCAATATGGTTTTTCGCAAAGATGCCTCCGATTCCACATCACTCTTTTACGACTACATTGCCGGATTGTTTAAAATGCCAGATGGCAAAATGGGCGTGCTTACCTCCACAGGCCCTTGCCTTTATGACCCCGCAAAGGAAGCTTTTTCCGGCCCTTTGCGGGGTTTTAACGCGTATGCAATCAAAAATCCAAACAATCTTAAAACGGTTGTGCCGGATAATAGGGGTAACTTCTGGTTTATCCTTCGCGGTGAAGGACTGATTTGCTACAATGAGAAAAGCAAAAGATCCATTGTTATCAAACATTTAGACCGCGATGCCACTTCCATTGCCAGTAACAATGTCACATCGATAGCACAGCAGGCCGATGGCTCCTATTGGGTGGCCCATTCCAATGGGATGGTCGAAAATGTTATTCTTGGAAAACACGACGTGAAGGTGATCAAGAGGCTCAATTTCTTCCATGATCGCAGGCCAGCCGGGAGCGATTATCTGCAATGTGAACTGACGGTTGATCGTGACGGAGATATTTGGGTGTACCCCACCAATTACGATATCGGTGTGGCTAATTTGAACAGGCAGGAAGGCAAGATACGCTATCTTGGAAAGACATTTGGGGATCCTCGCCTCAGTTCCGACATGATTACCGGGGTTGTCGGTGATAACAAGGGCAATATCTGGATTTCCAATGGCCAAACCGGTATTGATGTGCTCGATAAGAAGACGATGTCGGTGACCAATATGTCTAACTCATCGGAGAATGATCAAACGCTGAGCCATAATGCAGTTACGACCATGGTGAAGGACAGCGATGGGATCATCTGGGCGGGAACCTTCAAAGGCGGGTTGAATTACTTTCACAAGAACATCATGCAGTTTCCGCTCGTTAACCGGTATTCGAAACCTTACGGGCTGCCATTTGATGATATCAATGCCTTCGTAGAGGATAAAAAGGGGAATCTCTGGCTTGGAACAAATGGCGGCGGGCTGATATACTTCGACAGGCGTACCGGAAAATTCACCACTTACCGGCACGATCCGAAGAATTCGCACAGCCTGGCTAGCGATGTGATCGTCAGTTTGTGTCTCGACCATCAAAACCAATTATGGATAGGTACTTTTTTGGGAGGATTGAATTGTTTTGACGGACAAAAATTCATCCGTTACCAGCATCGTGCCGGACAACCCAAAAGTCTTTCAGGAAGAAGCGTATGGGAGATATTTGAGGACTCCCAGCGGCGACTTTGGATCGGCACTCTCGACGGAGGCCTTTGCCTGTTTGACCGAAATACAAAAACCTTCACAAAATACCGTCACCCGGCGCAACGTGCGCTCCACTCGGTCTACGTTCCTGCCATCTTCGAGGATTCGCGGGGTAATATGTGGTTTGGTACAGCCAATGGAGTAGATGTACTGATGAAAACGTCCGGCGAGATCGTCCACTATGAAACGGAAAAGAACAATCCCAATTCCATTGGCAGCAACGATATTTTAGGTATTCTGGAAGACTCAAAAGGACGTATCTGGATCGGGACCCGCGGCGGGTTAAGTGTATGGCAAAGGAAATCGAATAAATTTATTAATTATACCGAAAAGCAGGGCCTTGCTCACAATGCTATTCTATCGATGGTGGAAGACGAAGACGGGCGACTCTGGCTGGGCACGCCAAACGGACTCTCATCCGCCACCATTACATCGGACAAAACCGGTTTGAAGGTGAGTTTTAGCAATTATTCCGAGATCGACGGGCTGCAAGGCAAACAATTCAATGAGGATGCTGCGATTCGAGCGCGCAGTGGTGAGCTGATATTTGGCGGGGCCAACGGGTTTAACATATTCAGGCCAGTCGACCTGGGTAAGAACCGGATTCTCCCCCGGCTGGCGCTTACTGATTTTCAGTTGTTTAACCGCAGTATTATTCCAGCACATCCGGCCGAAGGCAAGTTCACATTGGCTGCCTCGATCACCACAAATCCGCCCATTGTGCTCCGCGCGAGCGACAATGTCTTTTCCATTGAGTTTGCGGCGCTGAGTTTTATCCAGCCTTCAAAAAATCAATACAAATACAAAATGGAAGGGTTTAATGAAGATTGGCTGTTCACTGATGCAGCCAACCGGAAAGTTACCTTCACCAATCTCGATGCGGGCGACTATGTTTTTCGTGTGATTGCATCAAACAACGATGGACTTTGGAATAAAAACGGAATTGCATTGCAGGTGAAAGTGCTTCCTCCTTTCTGGAAATCGCCGACTGCCTACGTCTTGTATGTACTGGGCATAGTCTTGCTTTTGTTAGCCATTCGCAGGCTGATACAGGAAAGGGAAAGGATGAAGTTTGCCATCAGGCAGACGAGCGAAGAGGCCAAGCGTTCGCGGGAATTGGATATCTTGAAGACGAAGTTTTTCACCAACGTAAGTCACGAGCTGCGTACGCCGCTTTCCCTCATTCTCGCCCCGGTTGAAAAACTGAGGGAAAATGCCACCGATACCCATGAACGCCGGCAGTTTGAGCTGATCCAAAGAAATGGGCGGCGATTGCTGAACCTGGTCAACCAGCTGCTCGATTTTCGCAAACTTGAAGAAAAGGAAATCCGGTTCCAGCCTTCGGACGGGGACATTATCCTGTTCATCAAAGACACGGTCTACTCGTTCTCCGATCTTTCCGACAAAAAGGAAATCCGGCTTAGCTTTACTTCCAATGTCGCGGCACTGGAAACGATCTTTGACCATGATAAACTGGAAAAGATCTTGTTTAACCTGCTTTCAAATGCCATTAAGTTTACGCTTGGTCCGGGCGAGGTGTCTGTAACGGTGGATGTTCAGGAGACCAGGGAGGAAAAGTTGGTCGAAATCCGGGTAAAAGATACTGGCATCGGGATTCCCCCAGAAAAACATGAGCTGATCTTCGAGCGATTTTTTCAGAATGATTTGCCTAATACGATCATCAACCAGGGAAGTGGTATCGGGCTTGCCATTACAAAGGAATTTATCCGGATTCACGGCGGGACCATTCGTGTGGAAAGTGAAGTGGGTCGTGGAAGCTGTTTTGTCCTGAAGCTCTCTTTGAAAATGCCTGGCAGGACGGTGCATGAAGTAATTAACGAGCCTGTTCAGCCTGTTTTTTCCGATGTCAGGATCCAAACCGAACAAGCGTCCACAGGCAAGCCACTTATTTTGATCGTGGAGGACAATGAAGATTTTCGTTTTTATCTGAAAGACAATTTGAAACATTCCTATTCGGTGATTGATGCTTCGACAGGCGAGGAGGGCTGGGCCAAGGCCATCGAACAAAGACCCCGCCTGATCGTGACGGACATTATGATGCCTGGACTGAATGGCCTGGACTTTTGTAAAATGGTCAAATCAGACGAGCGGGTGGCCCATACGCCGGTAATACTTCTTACTGCCCGATCCGAAGACGAGCAGCGTCTGGAAGGATTTGAAGCGGGGGCTGATGATTATATTGGCAAACCGTTCAATTTTCAGGTGCTGGAATCAAGGATCAAAAACCTTATTTCGTCTCGCGAGAGTCTGAATGCCCTGTTTGCGCCTAAAAACGGGATCAAAGCAAGTGAAATCCCGATCACTTCACTGGACCAGCTATTTCTTAAGGAAATGGTTCAGGTGATTGAGAAACACATTTCGAATGCCGAATTCAGTGTTACTGATCTGGCCCGTGAATTGGGGGTGAGCCGTTCACAATTTTTCAAAAGGGTCCAGACGCTTACAGGCAAATCCCCACTGGAAGTAATGCGGTTGATCAGGCTGCAACATGCGGCCCAGCTCCTGGAAAAAAGCCAGCTTTCGGTTTCTGAAATTGCCTATCAGGTTGGATTTAACAATCCTAAATATTTTACCCGCTACTTCAAGGAAGAGTACCATACGCTGCCCTCCGCCTACGCAGGTGGTAAACGAGCAGCAGAGTAA
- a CDS encoding Gfo/Idh/MocA family protein yields the protein MGMIGGGKDAFIGAIHRHAANLDGTIELVCGALSINPEIAMDSAQSLFLPAERSYLTYQDMLEKESDLPASHRMDFVTIVTPNFAHFAPAMLALEKGFHVVIEKPITFTADEAKKLKKKVEETGLLLLLTHTYSGYPMVKQARQMIQGGELGKIRKIWVEYPQGWLSQLTEREGNAQAAWRTDPKRSGKSGCMGDIGTHAAHLAEYVSGLKITELCAHLSTMVDGRALDDDGNVLLKFEGGASGVLMASQVAAGEENALKIRLYGEKGGVEWAQQEPNTLVVKWLEKPTQIYRAGTGYKNILSSYATHNSRTPGGHPEGYLEAFGNLYRNFALTLAARIDGTNPSPEALDYPSVDEGIRGMAFIDNVVKSHLSEQKWTAFEV from the coding sequence ATGGGAATGATTGGTGGAGGTAAAGATGCCTTCATTGGAGCCATTCACCGCCATGCAGCCAATTTGGATGGCACCATTGAACTGGTTTGCGGAGCGCTTAGTATCAACCCTGAGATTGCTATGGACAGTGCCCAGTCGCTGTTCCTGCCAGCCGAACGGAGTTATTTGACGTATCAGGATATGCTTGAGAAAGAGAGTGACTTACCTGCCAGTCATAGGATGGATTTTGTTACGATCGTGACGCCTAACTTTGCGCATTTTGCTCCGGCAATGCTGGCGCTTGAAAAGGGATTTCATGTGGTGATCGAAAAGCCTATTACCTTCACTGCCGATGAAGCTAAAAAGCTCAAGAAAAAGGTGGAAGAAACGGGTCTATTGCTTTTACTGACCCATACGTATTCTGGATATCCAATGGTAAAGCAAGCCCGGCAAATGATACAGGGAGGCGAACTAGGAAAAATTCGGAAAATATGGGTGGAATACCCACAAGGGTGGCTCAGTCAGCTCACTGAACGGGAAGGTAATGCACAGGCAGCATGGCGGACCGACCCAAAGCGATCGGGCAAGAGCGGTTGTATGGGTGATATCGGGACTCACGCTGCCCATCTGGCGGAGTACGTATCGGGTTTGAAAATTACGGAGTTGTGTGCTCATTTGTCTACTATGGTTGATGGTCGCGCACTGGACGATGACGGTAACGTATTATTAAAGTTTGAGGGAGGAGCTAGTGGTGTACTTATGGCTTCACAAGTAGCAGCAGGAGAAGAAAACGCTTTGAAAATTCGTTTATATGGAGAAAAGGGAGGGGTGGAATGGGCCCAGCAGGAGCCAAATACCTTAGTGGTAAAATGGTTGGAAAAGCCTACGCAGATCTACCGCGCAGGAACAGGCTATAAGAATATACTGTCTTCTTATGCAACTCACAATAGTCGCACGCCCGGCGGGCACCCAGAAGGATACCTCGAAGCATTCGGCAATTTATACCGTAATTTTGCCCTCACGCTGGCTGCGCGAATCGACGGAACAAACCCTTCTCCGGAAGCGCTGGATTACCCTTCGGTTGATGAAGGCATCAGGGGCATGGCCTTTATTGACAACGTTGTCAAGAGCCACCTGAGCGAACAAAAATGGACTGCTTTTGAAGTGTGA
- a CDS encoding metal-dependent hydrolase, with product MSSEVSSIYLDYCISNRALNFHSMFIGHFGLSFAAKKAAPKVSLGTLFIATQFVDILWPFLLVTDIEKVAIVPGYTKSNALEFLYFPYTHSLLAGIIWGVVVGLIFWLFKKDKQGAIVLGLCVLSHWFCDLLVHTADLPLFPFTDAKFGFGLWNHVAISLTIETIIYLAGVYIYANFTKAKTSGANWGLWSFVVFLLIFNFANTFGPPPSDSIMTLFITLVTLMVIIISLAYWVDKKRVVR from the coding sequence TTGTCAAGTGAAGTATCAAGTATTTATTTAGATTATTGCATTTCAAACCGGGCATTAAATTTTCACTCTATGTTTATTGGACACTTCGGACTATCGTTTGCTGCCAAAAAGGCGGCGCCAAAAGTTTCTCTGGGGACTCTTTTTATTGCAACGCAATTTGTTGATATACTCTGGCCATTCCTGCTGGTGACTGATATCGAAAAGGTCGCCATTGTACCAGGATACACCAAGTCAAATGCTTTGGAGTTTCTCTACTTTCCGTATACGCACAGCCTGCTTGCGGGTATTATCTGGGGTGTGGTGGTCGGTTTAATTTTTTGGTTATTTAAAAAGGATAAGCAAGGTGCTATCGTACTTGGCCTTTGTGTCCTGAGTCACTGGTTTTGTGATCTGCTTGTTCATACCGCTGATCTGCCATTGTTCCCTTTTACAGATGCCAAATTCGGGTTCGGCCTTTGGAACCATGTAGCCATATCGCTCACGATCGAAACAATCATCTACTTAGCAGGGGTTTATATATATGCCAATTTCACAAAAGCAAAAACGTCTGGGGCGAATTGGGGGTTATGGTCCTTTGTTGTTTTTCTGCTAATCTTCAATTTTGCCAATACCTTCGGCCCACCCCCTTCGGATTCAATAATGACCCTATTTATAACGCTGGTAACCCTAATGGTCATTATCATTTCACTCGCGTATTGGGTAGACAAAAAGCGGGTGGTAAGATGA
- a CDS encoding ThuA domain-containing protein, which translates to MKNRFFLAGLFMLFSVLSVQAQKKIKVMILDGESNPYHRIDIGTQILKKLLDEYQPFEVEVVSAPGKDGDFSNFMPKFTDYQAVVLNYDVPTERWPDPLKKSFEQYMVNGGGLVIVHAANNSFPGWVEFNKMIGVGGWRDRSEKSGPYWYYKDGKLTEDTQPGSAGSHGARTPFPIKLVKTDHPITKGLPPGLDAPQ; encoded by the coding sequence ATGAAAAATAGATTTTTTCTCGCCGGGCTTTTCATGCTCTTCTCGGTTTTATCAGTTCAGGCACAAAAGAAAATCAAGGTGATGATCCTGGACGGTGAATCGAATCCATATCACCGCATTGACATTGGTACACAAATCCTTAAAAAGCTCTTGGACGAATATCAGCCATTTGAAGTAGAAGTTGTTTCGGCACCCGGTAAGGACGGTGATTTTAGTAATTTTATGCCAAAATTTACTGATTACCAGGCTGTTGTCCTGAATTATGATGTGCCTACCGAGCGCTGGCCGGACCCGCTGAAAAAATCATTTGAACAATATATGGTCAATGGCGGCGGACTTGTCATTGTACATGCGGCCAACAATTCTTTCCCCGGCTGGGTTGAATTCAATAAAATGATCGGCGTCGGCGGCTGGCGTGACCGCAGCGAAAAAAGCGGTCCGTACTGGTATTACAAAGATGGCAAACTCACAGAAGATACCCAGCCGGGAAGTGCGGGAAGCCACGGCGCCAGAACGCCTTTTCCGATCAAGCTGGTCAAAACGGATCATCCGATTACCAAAGGATTGCCCCCCGGTTTGGATGCACCACAATGA
- a CDS encoding hydroxypyruvate isomerase family protein has protein sequence MKSNSSRRSALKNMAAGVGLLGMPPTLTNVFGATEKALGSVLNGQIRHSVCRWCYNKIPFETFAEETKKLGITSIELCGPSEWPVLKKYGLTCALPWGEGITRNLEKGFCDPANHDELIKGFEELIPKVREAGYDQVICFSGNRRGMSDLDGMRNCAVALRKLMPTAEKHNVTLVMELLNSKVDHKDYMCDRTSWGAGLCEMVGSEKFKLLYDIYHMQIMEGDVIATIKKYHKYISHYHTGGVPGRHEIDETQELYYPAIMKTIVDTGYKGFVGQEFIPSRKDAIASLKQAIGICDIA, from the coding sequence ATGAAAAGCAATAGCAGTAGACGTTCTGCTCTGAAAAATATGGCGGCGGGGGTAGGTCTGCTAGGCATGCCTCCGACATTGACAAATGTATTTGGCGCGACCGAAAAGGCGCTCGGGTCAGTGCTGAACGGACAGATCAGACATTCGGTTTGCAGGTGGTGTTATAATAAAATCCCTTTTGAAACATTTGCCGAAGAAACCAAAAAACTGGGTATTACTTCCATAGAACTTTGTGGCCCGTCAGAATGGCCGGTTTTGAAAAAATATGGACTGACGTGCGCATTGCCCTGGGGCGAAGGAATTACCAGAAACCTCGAAAAAGGCTTTTGCGATCCGGCAAATCATGACGAACTGATCAAAGGTTTTGAAGAGTTGATTCCCAAAGTCCGCGAAGCGGGTTATGATCAGGTGATTTGTTTTTCGGGAAACCGCCGTGGCATGAGCGACCTGGACGGGATGCGAAACTGCGCCGTTGCTTTAAGAAAACTGATGCCCACCGCTGAAAAGCACAATGTTACGCTGGTAATGGAATTGCTCAACAGCAAAGTAGACCATAAGGATTACATGTGCGACCGCACTTCATGGGGCGCAGGTTTGTGTGAAATGGTGGGTTCGGAAAAATTCAAATTGCTGTATGACATTTATCACATGCAGATTATGGAAGGCGACGTGATCGCAACCATCAAGAAATACCATAAATACATTTCGCATTACCATACCGGCGGCGTTCCGGGCAGACACGAAATCGACGAAACGCAAGAGCTGTATTATCCTGCGATCATGAAAACGATCGTAGACACGGGTTACAAAGGATTTGTGGGCCAGGAATTCATCCCGAGCCGGAAAGATGCCATTGCGTCCCTAAAACAAGCCATCGGCATTTGCGATATTGCCTGA